AGGTTTCAAAGACGTCACCAAACTTCTAAAACATCGAAAACTAAAGATCAGGCCAGGCACCGTCCTTCTGTCTTCTCCCATCAGCCTTATATACGCAACTACAACTAGCGACTCTCGCCCATCTCCAATTCGATACATACAACTCAGGATAATAGCTAGAATCCGTCTTTGCGCCCAGCCGCAGTTTGGCCCGCCATGGCCTGCCCGATCACCGTCTCCAAATTCGTCGGGACCATCTCCCTCGGCCTGTTAACAGTATGCTCAACTCAGACCCCGTGAAATCCATCGCTAAAAGCATCTAGGGCCTCTCATACTCCGCGTCTACTATCGCCGTTCCCTCCCTCAGTCTCCTCTCTACTTCGACAAATGCGTCCAAGTCCCTGGCCGAAGTCAAGCGCCTTAACCGTAAGCACGGCCTGCGCCTCGCCAACATCTCCAACatctgcctcctcctcgcgTACAGCATCTCGCCACGACACAGAAAACATCCATACTTGCTCTGGATGACGCTGATGTCTACGGTTGGCACCTACGGCGTCGACTACTGGTTCCACCGACAGAGTGGCTTTAAGGCTTGGGTGTGCAGTGTCGTGAATGATACGGGATATTCATGTCTACTGGGCAAGAAGTctcagaagaaggaagacgaCATTGTTGTCGTTGAGGCCGAGGAGAAAGGTGATATCAACGGGGAGGCTGTGCGGAGGGAAATGGAGACGGAGCGCCGCCTACAGGGTGTCAGGGCGGTGTTTGCCGGCCTTGCGTTGTCGATGGGCATTGTTGGACTCTGGGGCGATCGCCGTCCTTAAAAGGTGGATAAGCGTGTCGGTGCCGACTTTGCCGGAGGGCTAGCGTGGCTGCTTCCCACCCACTAGTGTAATTGGAATGGCCTGAACTCTATATGGCACTCAGTTTTCAGGCGCTCCACTCAGTGCACGCTGTTCTGAGCAACTCTTATGATAATGTTCTATTTGTACTCTACTAAGAAATATGGATATGGTGTTACTGGTTAGCGAGACGTCAGATTGTTGGGAATATGATCTCATTCCTGTCATATCCTTAGCTCAATTCTCCCTCCACTTCCCGACACACACAGCCAATGTATACTCCGTAGAAACTGTACACTGCACACAGTCCTCTAGTAAGCTTTTATATGTTTTACTCCGCATCCCGATCGTTATGATCTCCGCAGTGGCGGTGGGGGCGGGGTTGATCTGCATCCGCTTACTCCGGCAACGCTGACAGTATCAGACACACCCAGAGCTCGTGCTTACCCAAGCCTGCTTATAAAATACAACTTGGTACCCATATCAGGCATACAGGATCGATAATCAATATACTTCCCCAGAATGCACCTCCtcgctttcctccttctccctcccctcttcCTTATAGCCCGCTATCTGGCTACCCTTCTTTACACAATCTACAGAACACGCACCCTCTACTCCATCCCTGGCCCGTTCTGGGCCCGCTTCACGCGCCTCTGGTATTTTCGCCGGTTATGGAATGGCCACTTCGAAGAAGACAATGTCAACCTTCATAAGCAGTACGGCCCTGTTGTCCGCATTGCGCCAGACCACTACAGTATCAACGACCACGCCGCACTGAAGACGATCTACGGTTCCGGTACCAAGTTTGCAAAGTCAGCATGGTatgaaggctggaagcaTCCTGATCCGCAGCGCTGGACGCTGTTTCCGGATAGAGATATCAAGAGACATGGTATGCTTATTTTGTTGTCTTGTGCTGATTGATTGCTTTGGATGTCTGGTGGAACGGGCGTGCTGATGTACTCGTCGCGGCAGGCGAGACGAGAAAGAGGTTCTCGAGTCTCTACTCGATGAGCTCGCTAGTGCACTACGAGGAGTTCGTGGACCAGTGTGCGgatgtcttcttcgaccGGCTGGGCGAGTTTGCGGACCGAGACGTCAAGTTCAATCTGGGAGAGTGGTTTCAGTTCTATGCGTTTGACGTTATTGGAGAGATTACTTACGGAGAGCGTTTCGGTTGGTTACCTTCTATCATTGCTACTATATATGGATATATGCTGACAGATAGTTAGGCTTTCTCGACAAGGGCCAAGATATTGACGGAACCATCGGCGCCCTGCAGAACCTTATGGCCTACAGCTCGCTGATCGGCATCTACCATGAGTGGCATCCGTTGCTGTTCGGGCCGCTCAGCAGATTCAGCTGGTCTGGCGCAGGCGGCCGCGCATATATAATGCGGTATGTCCAGCAGAAGATCGCCCGGCACAGTTTGCAGAAACCACAGAGCGACGTCGAGCACGGTCCCCTGAAGACCCAAACGTTCCTTGAGAAAATGATCCTGGCAAGAGACAAAGACCCTGAGAAGGTGACGGACTACCACGTTTTCATGATGGGTCTGTCAAATGTTATCGCTGGCTCGGATACAACAGCTATAAGTCTTTCCTCCATCATGTACTACCTTCTCCGCAATCCGGATGTTCTAGACAAGCTTCGAAACGAAATCGATGAGTTTACAGTACAAGGCAAATGCAGCGACCGCGTGACGTTCAAAGAAAGCCAGGAGATGCCGTACTTCCAGGCTGTCATGAAAGAGGCGCTCCGAATGCACAGCGCAACTGGGCTGCCCTTTTGGCGTGTCGTTCCAGCCGGTGGCGCGGAGATCGCAGGATATTTCTTCCCAGAAGGGACAGTCGTGGGGGTTAACGCATGGGTACCGCATTATGATGACACCGTGTTTGAGGATGCAGA
This sequence is a window from Aspergillus nidulans FGSC A4 chromosome IV. Protein-coding genes within it:
- a CDS encoding protein CYP5080B1 (transcript_id=CADANIAT00000910), translated to MHLLAFLLLPPLFLIARYLATLLYTIYRTRTLYSIPGPFWARFTRLWYFRRLWNGHFEEDNVNLHKQYGPVVRIAPDHYSINDHAALKTIYGSGTKFAKSAWYEGWKHPDPQRWTLFPDRDIKRHGETRKRFSSLYSMSSLVHYEEFVDQCADVFFDRLGEFADRDVKFNLGEWFQFYAFDVIGEITYGERFGFLDKGQDIDGTIGALQNLMAYSSLIGIYHEWHPLLFGPLSRFSWSGAGGRAYIMRYVQQKIARHSLQKPQSDVEHGPLKTQTFLEKMILARDKDPEKVTDYHVFMMGLSNVIAGSDTTAISLSSIMYYLLRNPDVLDKLRNEIDEFTVQGKCSDRVTFKESQEMPYFQAVMKEALRMHSATGLPFWRVVPAGGAEIAGYFFPEGTVVGVNAWVPHYDDTVFEDAEAFQPERWIEAQKEDPEKWKVMNDMYMPVCCHKLLQTFGLGSRTCIGKHISILEMSKLIPRILREFDFTTGEKKWNTANHWFVKPTDFEVKYMTPSRKRK
- a CDS encoding uncharacterized protein (transcript_id=CADANIAT00000909), encoding MACPITVSKFVGTISLGLLTGLSYSASTIAVPSLSLLSTSTNASKSLAEVKRLNRKHGLRLANISNICLLLAYSISPRHRKHPYLLWMTLMSTVGTYGVDYWFHRQSGFKAWVCSVVNDTGYSCLLGKKSQKKEDDIVVVEAEEKGDINGEAVRREMETERRLQGVRAVFAGLALSMGIVGLWGDRRP